One genomic window of Daphnia pulex isolate KAP4 chromosome 12, ASM2113471v1 includes the following:
- the LOC124209881 gene encoding uncharacterized protein LOC124209881 — protein MRQLQAGIIYREQILQITKISSRKHYNRGGGGGVYPHGAQVELDKLITKNKWKKRENTYPKGYQHACTLLVFLQNGLKYNITIINSIKDYAVTDAYMKMFETLYRSEKVTGYIFRQKEEIPVAAEQLPVSSFTATNGVEYSSSDVRYKNRPMEGYVVFFQGATDKM, from the exons ATGAGGCAACTTCAGGCAG GGATTATCTACCGGGAACAAATTTTGCAAATTACCAAAATTTCGTCCAGGAAACACTACaaccgggggggggggggtggggtTTACCCCCACGGTGCTCAAGTGGAATTAGACAAACTCATCACAAAAAacaagtggaaaaaaagagagaatacGTATCCCAAAGGATACCAACATGCATGTACACTGCTGGTGTTCCTCCAAAATGGATTAA aataCAACATCACCATCATAAATTCGATAAAGGACTACGCCGTCACAGATGCTTatatgaaaatgtttgaaacccTCTATCGTAGCGAAAAAGTTACTGGATACATTTTCcgccaaaaggaagaaattccAGTTGCTGCTGAGCAGCTACCTGTCAGTTCTTTCACAGCAACAAATG gtGTTGAATATTCAAGTAGCGACGTACGCTACAAGAACCGACCAATGGAGGGATATGTAGTGTTTTTTCAGGGCGCCACAGACAAAATGTAA
- the LOC124209883 gene encoding uncharacterized protein LOC124209883, which yields MVSKSAQIENGGEDSLLTSAVTPVSYCAFQVGRLQLHWKGEHRLEQTSEESAQNNLNSLKYYLVKTVETDEDFKEKAFFSCVPTTWVSVCMKFMLYPPVGTHSANGRHQEPNQWRSNVFKRFRYPTKDWFEYDIVQIFNLVKPGSHDRIFKAATAASKGMKNFEDLLKSDNDESLGRGNRVKRKKVLEDAEMEQPKKRKVKKSTEEKELMAVPATSLAKADNDKDLQSSSSELDNYNVIDNVVLPHLADNWNSHDDYNSNQGDLSAPIEQTWLEQPDETMEQVGTPIPDKTIMDLDTLELCPSTSSSNSGGPPREPSWMLQHVLHQALERLTCVENGISAIEAKMSTNFLLIVEKLEALDQKIEKMRKVAIHKMAETDFDHHTSVVETYLKELPVTTTKAVEAIDVLLQDNTLAVSLVFVFVEKLKTVKTVNKFFYQMLGFLVAKDVSNSLQWKMSPRGRDNRPGMAGLFNLLAVFGVAARIFAQKKGEKLNEGRIQQLVRDARKTHAREYRATSRDNKQDEVVIDAPTGPNIEDNDGITLKQHIDRLQILVNNFTL from the exons ATGGTCAGCAAAAGTGCTCAGATAGAAAATGGTGGAGAGGATTCGTTATTAACTAGTGCCGTGACGCCCGTTAGTTATTGTGCTTTCCAG GTGGGTAGATTGCAACTTCACTGGAAGGGCGAGCATAGGCTGGAACAAACGAGTGAGGAAAGTGCCCAGAACAACCTTAACTCTTTGAAGTATTACCTGGTCAAAACTGTAGAAACAGACGAagactttaaagaaaaagctttCTTTAGTTGTGTTCCAACAACTTGGGTTTCCGTGTGCATGAAGTTCATGTTATACCCCCCCGTTGGGACACATTCTGCAAACGGAAGACATCAAGAACCGAATCAATGGAGAAgtaatgtttttaaaaggtttCGTTATCCAACGAAAGATTGGTTTGAGTACGACATTgtgcaaattttcaatttagtaAAACCag GGAGTCATGATCGGATCTTTAAGGCTGCAACCGCAGCATCTAAAGGCATGAAGAATTTTGAAGATCTGCTCAAGTCTGATAATGATGAGTCATTAGGCCGGGGGAACcgagtaaaaagaaaaaaagttttagaagaCGCCGAAATGGAGCAGcccaagaagagaaaagtgaaaaaatcaaCTGAGGAAAAGGAACTGATGGCCGTTCCAGCAACTAGTCTGGCCAAGGCCGACAACGATAAAGATTTACAATCAAGTTCCTCTGAATTAGATAACTACAACGTCATTGACAATGTAGTGTTGCCTCACCTTGCAGATAACTGGAACAGTCATGATGATTACAACAGTAATCAAG GGGACTTATCAGCACCAATTGAACAAACTTGGCTTGAACAACCGGATGAAACGATGGAACAAGTTGGAACACCAATCCCCGATAAAACAATAATGGACTTAGACACTCTGGAACTGTGTCCTTCTACATCTTCATCTAATAGTGGAG GTCCTCCCAGGGAGCCATCTTGGATGCTCCAGCATGTTCTTCATCAAGCCCTTGAACGCTTAACCTgtgttgaaaatggaattagtGCCATTGAAGCCAAAATGTCGACAAACTTTCTATTAATCGTGGAGAAGTTGGAGGCATTagaccaaaaaattgaaaaaatgcgTAAAGTTGCAATCCACAAAATGGCAGAGACTGATTTTGATCATCATACATCTGTGGTAGAAACGTACTTAAAAGAATTACCAGTAACGACGACGAAGGCTGTGGAAGCCATTGATGTACTTTTGCAAGACAACACTTTGGCAGTAAGCCTT gtttttgtttttgtcgaaaaactgaaaacagttAAAACGGTTAACAAGTTTTTCTATCAGATGTTGGGCTTCCTGGTAGCAAAGGATGTCAGCAATAGCTTGCAGTGGAAAATGAGCCCAAGGGGCAGAGATAACAGGCCTGGAATGGCTGGCCTTTTCAATTTGTTGGCTGTTTTCGGAG TGGCCGCAAGGATTTTTGCTcagaagaaaggagaaaaattaaatgaggGCCGAATCCAGCAGCTTGTACGCGATGCTAGGAAAACGCACGCTCGCGAATATCGTGCCACCTCTCGCGATAACAAACAAGATGAGGTTGTAATTGACGCTCCAACAGGACCGAACATTGAAGATAACGATGGGATTACACTAAAACAACACATTGATCGACTGCAAATATTAGTGAACAATTTCACCCTTTAA